Proteins encoded together in one Miscanthus floridulus cultivar M001 chromosome 16, ASM1932011v1, whole genome shotgun sequence window:
- the LOC136511762 gene encoding uncharacterized protein isoform X1, giving the protein MIAAVNRVPAGWGEDEMSVLPRHTKVVVTGNNRTKSVLVGLHGVVKKAVGLGGWHWLVLTNGIEVKLQRNALSVIEPPTGNEDDDKFVCENMQWNSSDMASDDAQSPKPQRSRSRQHRGFHRKSLSRSMSCDSHSKTSVSSSSRAHTKVDLSKLELTALWRYWRHFNLDACPNPSREQLVDAVQRHFTSQQLDELQVIVGFVQAAKRLKTTMKVA; this is encoded by the exons ATGATTGCGGCTGTCAACCGAGTGCCGGCAGGCTGGGGCGAGGATGAGATGTCTGTGCTGCCGCGGCATACCAAGGTGGTGGTCACCGGCAACAACCGCACCAAGTCGGTGCTCGTGGGCTTGCACGGAGTCGTGAAGAAGGCCGTCGGCCTCGGAGGATGGCATTGGCTG GTTCTTACTAATGGAATAGAGGTAAAGCTGCAGCGTAATGCTTTAAGTGTGATTGAACCTCCGACTGGCAACGAGGATGATGATAAATTTGTTTGTGAAAACATGCAGTGGAATAGTTCAGATATGG CCTCCGATGATGCACAATCACCAAAGCCACAGCGGTCAAGGAGCAGGCAGCATAGGGGTTTCCACAGAAAATCCCTCAGCCGTTCAATGTCATGTGACTCCCACTCCAAGACGTCTGTGTCATCTTCCTCAAGAGCTCACACG AAAGTTGACctgagcaagctagaactgactGCACTGTGGAGATATTGGCGCCACTTCAATCTC GATGCATGTCCTAATCCATCCAGGGAGCAGTTAGTTGATGCTGTTCAAAGGCACTTCACGTCCCAG CAATTGGATGAGTTGCAGGTCATTGTCGGCTTTGTGCAAGCtgcaaagaggctgaagacaacTATGAAAGTGGCCTGA
- the LOC136511762 gene encoding uncharacterized protein isoform X2: MRLDLSLATQNLGGYSEECLQVVRTVLTNGIEVKLQRNALSVIEPPTGNEDDDKFVCENMQWNSSDMASDDAQSPKPQRSRSRQHRGFHRKSLSRSMSCDSHSKTSVSSSSRAHTKVDLSKLELTALWRYWRHFNLDACPNPSREQLVDAVQRHFTSQQLDELQVIVGFVQAAKRLKTTMKVA; encoded by the exons ATGCGTCTCGATTTGAGCCTTGCCACTCAGAACTTGGGAGGATATTCTGAGGAATGCCTGCAAGTTGTACGCACG GTTCTTACTAATGGAATAGAGGTAAAGCTGCAGCGTAATGCTTTAAGTGTGATTGAACCTCCGACTGGCAACGAGGATGATGATAAATTTGTTTGTGAAAACATGCAGTGGAATAGTTCAGATATGG CCTCCGATGATGCACAATCACCAAAGCCACAGCGGTCAAGGAGCAGGCAGCATAGGGGTTTCCACAGAAAATCCCTCAGCCGTTCAATGTCATGTGACTCCCACTCCAAGACGTCTGTGTCATCTTCCTCAAGAGCTCACACG AAAGTTGACctgagcaagctagaactgactGCACTGTGGAGATATTGGCGCCACTTCAATCTC GATGCATGTCCTAATCCATCCAGGGAGCAGTTAGTTGATGCTGTTCAAAGGCACTTCACGTCCCAG CAATTGGATGAGTTGCAGGTCATTGTCGGCTTTGTGCAAGCtgcaaagaggctgaagacaacTATGAAAGTGGCCTGA